Proteins found in one Halobaculum sp. MBLA0147 genomic segment:
- a CDS encoding winged helix DNA-binding protein, which yields MTHDTRTLIVTVGDPDDTYADGREAVERLAEGDAVDEPATVRFATSDQLTAVFDAETYELLRTIRSERPATTAALAARLDRTERAVARSLDTLASLGVVRLRETDDGRRPVFPYDDLVVRPLASGDDHAETTAAP from the coding sequence ATGACACACGACACACGCACCCTGATCGTCACGGTCGGGGACCCGGACGACACGTACGCGGACGGTCGAGAGGCCGTCGAACGGCTCGCGGAGGGAGACGCCGTCGACGAGCCGGCGACTGTTCGGTTCGCGACGAGTGACCAGTTGACGGCGGTGTTCGACGCCGAGACGTACGAACTCCTCCGTACGATCCGGTCAGAACGGCCGGCGACGACCGCCGCGCTCGCGGCGCGACTCGACCGCACGGAGCGCGCCGTCGCGCGCTCGCTCGACACCCTCGCGTCGCTCGGCGTGGTCCGCCTCCGAGAGACGGACGACGGCCGGCGACCGGTGTTCCCGTACGACGACCTCGTCGTCCGGCCACTCGCGAGTGGCGACGACCACGCCGAGACGACCGCCGCACCGTGA
- a CDS encoding SLC13 family permease: MAVTPSILVVFGLVLVTLVLFVTEPVPADTVALGVLVALLLLEPVTRLLTDAGLLAGPIQLVTVEQGLSGFANAATLTVLAMFVLSEGVRRTGIVARLGEWVQSLTGDAESRQLGATIGLVAPISGIVNNTAAVAILLPMVSEVAERGGTSPSKLLLPLSYASMVGGTLTLIGTSTNVLASDLYARLAPAAVARQFGMFEFTGLGVVLLAVGTGYLLTVGRWLTPERIEPRGKLTDEYEIGEYLTEVVVAEDSALVGQRVADALRDTQYDLDVVQLIRDGRSFLEPLGAKQIRAGDVFALRTDRDTLVELTAAEGLELVPDATVDDAELETAESGQNLVEVVIAPGTELVGESLASVAFRQTYGATVLAIRRGGDVVRERLDRMELRPGDTLLIEASVESVGRLDDSREFIVVGEASDGAARREKTPVAVAIVGAVVGLAALGVAPIVVTALAGSLAMVVTGCLDPNEVYEAVHWDVIFLLAGVIPLGIALQTSGAAALLAGLVVEAAAVLPPLGVLALFYVVTAALTNVVSNNASVVLMIPVAIQTAVELGTDPLAFAMSVTFAASTAFVTPVGYQTNLFVYGPGGYEFSDYVRVGGPLQLLFAVVTPIGVQFFFG; encoded by the coding sequence GTGGCAGTGACGCCGTCGATCCTCGTCGTCTTCGGGTTGGTCCTCGTGACACTGGTGTTGTTCGTCACGGAGCCGGTGCCGGCCGACACCGTCGCGCTCGGCGTGCTCGTCGCACTCCTCCTACTCGAACCGGTGACGCGACTCCTGACCGACGCCGGGCTGCTCGCCGGACCGATCCAGTTGGTCACCGTCGAGCAGGGTCTCTCCGGGTTCGCGAACGCCGCGACGCTCACCGTCCTGGCGATGTTCGTCCTCAGCGAGGGTGTCCGCCGGACGGGGATCGTCGCCCGCCTCGGAGAGTGGGTCCAGTCGCTCACCGGTGACGCGGAGTCGCGACAGTTGGGTGCGACCATCGGGCTGGTCGCGCCGATCTCCGGGATCGTCAACAACACCGCCGCGGTGGCGATCCTCCTCCCGATGGTGTCGGAGGTCGCCGAACGCGGCGGCACCTCGCCGTCGAAGCTGTTGCTCCCGCTGTCGTACGCCTCGATGGTCGGCGGGACACTGACGCTGATCGGCACGTCGACGAACGTGCTCGCCTCCGACCTGTACGCCCGGCTGGCGCCCGCCGCGGTCGCCCGGCAGTTCGGGATGTTCGAGTTCACCGGACTCGGTGTCGTCCTCCTGGCCGTGGGGACGGGGTACCTCCTCACCGTCGGGCGGTGGCTCACGCCCGAACGGATCGAGCCGCGCGGGAAGTTGACCGACGAGTACGAGATCGGCGAGTACCTCACGGAGGTGGTCGTCGCCGAGGACTCCGCGCTCGTCGGCCAGCGGGTGGCGGACGCGCTCCGGGACACACAGTACGACCTCGACGTGGTACAGTTGATCCGGGACGGCCGGTCGTTCCTCGAGCCACTCGGCGCGAAACAGATCCGCGCGGGCGACGTGTTCGCCCTGCGGACGGACAGAGACACGCTCGTGGAGTTGACCGCCGCCGAGGGGTTGGAGTTGGTGCCGGACGCGACCGTCGACGACGCGGAGTTGGAGACGGCCGAGTCGGGCCAGAACCTCGTGGAGGTGGTGATCGCCCCCGGCACCGAGTTGGTCGGGGAGTCGCTGGCCTCCGTCGCCTTCCGGCAGACGTACGGCGCGACCGTGTTGGCGATCCGACGCGGCGGTGACGTGGTCCGGGAGCGACTGGACCGGATGGAACTCCGTCCCGGCGACACGCTGTTGATCGAGGCGTCGGTCGAGTCCGTCGGCCGGCTCGACGACTCGCGGGAGTTCATCGTCGTCGGGGAGGCGAGCGACGGCGCGGCACGCCGCGAGAAGACGCCGGTCGCGGTCGCCATCGTCGGTGCGGTCGTCGGGCTGGCGGCACTCGGTGTCGCACCCATCGTCGTCACCGCGCTCGCGGGGTCGCTGGCGATGGTCGTCACGGGGTGTCTCGACCCGAACGAGGTGTACGAGGCGGTCCACTGGGACGTGATCTTCCTGTTGGCGGGCGTGATCCCGCTGGGGATCGCCCTCCAGACCTCCGGCGCGGCGGCGCTGCTCGCCGGGCTGGTGGTGGAGGCGGCGGCCGTGCTGCCGCCGCTGGGTGTGTTGGCGCTGTTCTACGTCGTCACGGCGGCGCTGACGAACGTCGTGAGCAACAACGCCAGCGTGGTGTTGATGATCCCCGTGGCGATCCAGACGGCCGTCGAGTTGGGGACGGACCCGCTCGCGTTCGCGATGAGCGTCACCTTCGCGGCGAGCACGGCGTTCGTCACCCCGGTCGGCTACCAGACGAACCTGTTCGTCTACGGCCCCGGCGGCTACGAGTTCTCAGACTACGTCCGCGTCGGCGGCCCGCTGCAACTGCTGTTCGCCGTCGTCACCCCGATCGGCGTCCAGTTCTTCTTCGGGTGA
- a CDS encoding MBL fold metallo-hydrolase, translated as MAAGDVTTVEACTDLHYVDTGMYDTAGYGAVYVLDTPRPAVIDTGIGTHHDRVLDALAELDVEPELILPTHVHLDHAGGAGFLAEAFPDAEVRVHEVGLPHLVDPERLVAGTEAAVGEQWAYYVEPEPVPEDQIAPLTDGDELDLGDRTLTVHHAPGHAPHQVVFHDDRDDAVFTADAVGIYVPAVDAVRQTSPPSQFDLDQALADVDTVAELEPETLCFPHFGPREATDAVLSGYKRTLVEWVEAVRRARSEEPDDDAVIERFADAVDADLVEVWGAEKARAEERLNTRGVLGYLDATADDGEDAGDANGE; from the coding sequence ATGGCAGCCGGCGACGTGACGACGGTCGAAGCCTGTACCGATCTCCACTACGTCGACACCGGGATGTACGACACCGCCGGCTACGGCGCGGTGTACGTCCTCGACACCCCGCGCCCGGCAGTGATCGACACCGGGATCGGCACCCACCACGACCGCGTGCTGGACGCGCTCGCGGAGTTGGACGTGGAGCCGGAGTTGATCCTCCCGACGCACGTCCACCTCGACCACGCCGGTGGCGCCGGCTTCCTCGCGGAGGCGTTCCCCGACGCCGAGGTGCGCGTCCACGAGGTCGGGCTCCCGCACCTCGTCGACCCCGAGCGGCTCGTCGCCGGCACCGAGGCGGCCGTCGGCGAGCAGTGGGCGTACTACGTCGAACCGGAGCCCGTTCCGGAGGACCAGATCGCGCCGCTGACGGACGGGGACGAACTCGACCTGGGCGACCGGACGCTGACCGTCCACCACGCGCCGGGTCACGCCCCGCACCAGGTGGTGTTCCACGACGACCGCGACGACGCCGTGTTCACCGCGGACGCGGTCGGGATCTACGTCCCGGCGGTCGACGCCGTCCGGCAGACCTCGCCACCCTCGCAGTTCGACCTCGACCAGGCACTCGCGGACGTGGACACCGTCGCGGAGCTGGAACCGGAGACGCTGTGTTTCCCGCACTTCGGCCCGCGGGAGGCGACGGACGCCGTCCTCTCCGGGTACAAGCGCACTCTCGTCGAGTGGGTGGAGGCGGTCCGACGGGCCCGGAGCGAGGAACCGGACGACGACGCCGTGATCGAGCGGTTCGCCGACGCCGTCGACGCCGACCTCGTCGAGGTCTGGGGCGCCGAGAAGGCCCGCGCCGAGGAGCGGCTCAACACCCGCGGCGTGCTCGGCTACCTCGACGCGACCGCCGACGACGGGGAAGACGCAGGCGACGCGAACGGTGAGTGA
- a CDS encoding 30S ribosomal protein S17e — translation MAIKPKYVKQTGGLLLERYPNAFNTDFETNKDSVEQLTNVESKSVRNRIAGYITRQKASPQQSS, via the coding sequence ATGGCGATCAAACCGAAGTACGTCAAGCAGACCGGCGGCCTGCTGCTGGAGCGGTACCCGAACGCGTTCAACACGGACTTCGAGACCAACAAGGACAGCGTCGAACAGTTGACCAACGTCGAGTCGAAGTCCGTCCGCAACCGGATCGCCGGCTACATCACGCGCCAGAAGGCCAGCCCGCAGCAGTCTTCCTGA
- a CDS encoding PAS domain S-box protein: MDGEIRVLHVDDDPEFLGLAQTLLERADDRLAVETAPGADEGLSRLADGRFHCVVSDYEMPGRDGIAFLEAVRERDEQLPFVLFTGRGSEAVASDAISAGVTDYLQKETGTDQFDVLANRITNAVAGDRARRQLDVLVDNLPGIVYQHRDEPEWLLTLIRGNCEELMGYTPEELASDVELAEQAIHPDDRQFHNETLREGLAEDGSYELTYRVLHADGSERWVLDSGQRHEAPFGDGNMFSGVLVDVEETKRYERELQTTKRRLDAILDHTATPLFVKAADGRYLLVNRGYRDLFDLDPDEAIGQTDETLHPPERAATLTATDEEVLESEETVESEDSFTVDGEERTFLVTKEPLYDVGTAADPDEPVGVFGVAQDVTE; the protein is encoded by the coding sequence ATGGACGGCGAGATCCGGGTACTCCACGTCGACGACGACCCGGAGTTCCTGGGGTTGGCCCAGACGCTGTTGGAACGGGCCGACGACCGGCTGGCGGTCGAGACGGCGCCGGGGGCCGACGAGGGGCTGTCGCGGCTCGCCGACGGGCGGTTCCACTGTGTCGTCTCCGACTACGAGATGCCGGGCCGGGACGGCATCGCGTTCCTCGAGGCCGTCCGGGAGCGCGACGAGCAGTTACCGTTCGTGTTGTTCACCGGCCGCGGGAGCGAGGCGGTCGCCAGCGACGCCATCTCGGCGGGGGTGACCGACTACCTCCAGAAGGAGACCGGCACGGACCAGTTCGACGTGTTGGCCAACCGCATCACGAACGCGGTCGCGGGCGACCGAGCCCGGCGACAGTTGGACGTGTTGGTCGACAACCTCCCGGGGATCGTCTACCAACACCGCGACGAGCCGGAGTGGCTGCTGACGCTGATCCGCGGGAACTGCGAGGAACTGATGGGGTACACGCCCGAGGAGTTGGCCTCCGACGTGGAACTCGCCGAACAGGCGATCCACCCGGACGACAGACAGTTCCACAACGAGACGCTCCGCGAGGGCCTCGCCGAGGACGGCTCGTACGAACTCACCTACCGGGTACTCCACGCCGACGGGAGCGAGCGGTGGGTGCTCGACAGCGGCCAGCGCCACGAGGCGCCGTTCGGCGACGGGAACATGTTCTCCGGCGTGCTCGTCGACGTCGAGGAGACGAAACGGTACGAGCGAGAACTCCAGACGACGAAACGCCGTCTCGACGCGATCCTCGACCACACGGCGACGCCGCTGTTCGTGAAGGCCGCCGACGGGCGGTACCTGCTAGTCAACCGCGGCTACCGCGACCTGTTCGACCTCGACCCCGACGAGGCGATCGGCCAGACGGACGAGACGCTCCACCCGCCCGAGCGCGCGGCGACGCTGACGGCGACCGACGAGGAAGTCCTCGAGAGTGAGGAGACGGTCGAGAGCGAGGACAGCTTCACCGTCGACGGCGAGGAGCGGACGTTCCTCGTCACGAAGGAGCCGCTGTACGACGTGGGGACGGCCGCCGACCCGGACGAGCCGGTGGGCGTGTTCGGCGTCGCACAGGACGTGACGGAGTGA
- a CDS encoding DUF6516 family protein has product MTDTVPADEYTGSQTYEDGTLVRISVRRTRDEAYPSGWRYTLHYGALKPGPRTLEDGTIRRYDNAHELTKGHECHVAPDPEPRTVEFPGMLTLYDRFWREIPKQRFGSLTEATDG; this is encoded by the coding sequence GTGACAGACACAGTCCCAGCTGACGAGTACACTGGATCACAGACGTACGAGGACGGGACACTAGTACGAATCTCGGTTCGGCGAACCCGAGACGAGGCGTACCCGTCGGGGTGGCGGTACACCCTTCACTACGGAGCACTCAAACCCGGACCGAGAACACTCGAAGACGGCACGATCCGACGGTACGACAATGCTCACGAACTGACGAAGGGACACGAGTGCCACGTAGCACCCGATCCAGAACCGAGAACGGTGGAGTTCCCCGGTATGCTCACACTGTACGACCGGTTCTGGCGAGAGATTCCGAAACAGCGGTTCGGCTCACTCACGGAGGCGACAGACGGATGA
- a CDS encoding NADPH-dependent FMN reductase — protein sequence MTETPRVIAVCGSRREGSYTRSALHYALDAAAAAGAETDFLDLGDPELELPLYHPDWDAEGTGDVAAALERVRRADGVLLGSPVYHGSYSSTFRSFHDWCSFDEYEDTVVGLVATAGGGSFGSTLDHMRITIRGVHGWVHPKQVGIRNAYEKFAEREAATADGEIGAAAAHELTDGDIADRLGELGEGVAESAVRLGSSE from the coding sequence ATGACCGAGACCCCACGTGTGATCGCCGTGTGTGGTTCTCGCCGCGAGGGTAGCTACACGCGGTCTGCGCTCCACTACGCGCTGGACGCCGCCGCGGCGGCCGGCGCAGAGACGGACTTCCTCGATCTGGGTGACCCGGAGTTGGAACTGCCCCTGTACCACCCGGACTGGGACGCCGAGGGGACGGGTGACGTGGCGGCGGCACTGGAACGAGTGCGGCGTGCGGACGGCGTCTTGCTCGGGTCGCCGGTGTACCACGGCTCGTACTCTTCGACGTTCCGGAGTTTCCACGACTGGTGTTCCTTCGACGAGTACGAGGACACGGTGGTCGGGCTCGTCGCGACTGCGGGCGGGGGCTCGTTCGGGAGTACGCTGGACCACATGCGGATCACGATCCGCGGGGTCCACGGGTGGGTTCACCCGAAGCAAGTCGGGATCCGCAACGCCTACGAGAAGTTCGCGGAGCGAGAGGCGGCGACCGCGGACGGCGAGATCGGTGCAGCGGCGGCCCACGAGTTGACGGACGGGGACATCGCCGACCGGTTGGGCGAGTTGGGTGAGGGAGTCGCGGAGAGCGCAGTGCGACTGGGGAGTTCAGAGTAG
- a CDS encoding phosphoglucomutase/phosphomannomutase family protein, producing the protein MDTDAIAFGTDGWRDTLDVFTDERVRAVGQAVADYLVAEVVSDDAVEETGSPEDGTHGTVLVGYDARPSSEGFAESLADVLAGNGFDVCLPERDCPTPLVAHGIVDRDALGALVVTASHNPPEYNGVKFVPGDGAPALPAVTDEIVARLRAPEPDATGAARGVIRRVDLQTPHAEAARGLVGRYVDGTTTPEGTVDLSGLTVAYDAIHGSGRGVTDALLSSAGADVIRLRTDRDPEFGGVSPEPSEEYLNELVATVREGEADLGIANDGDADRLAVVTPERGVVDENLFFAATYDALLAAETGPAVRTVSTTFLIDRIAEAHGTETVETPVGFKWVAEAMADDDALMGGEESGGFSVRGHVREKDGVAVALLAAAVQAVESYDDRLDRIAAEYGEIVADKTSVDCPDAAKTPVIEALGESIPDTVAGRGVADVVTVDGFKLLLDDGSWLLVRPSGTEPKVRVYAEAADGDATEALLAAGRELVEPVVDRVTGA; encoded by the coding sequence ATGGACACCGACGCCATCGCCTTCGGGACGGACGGCTGGCGGGACACACTCGACGTGTTCACCGACGAGCGCGTACGTGCCGTCGGGCAGGCGGTCGCCGACTACCTCGTCGCCGAGGTCGTGTCGGACGACGCGGTCGAGGAGACGGGGAGTCCCGAAGACGGGACGCACGGGACGGTGCTCGTCGGCTACGACGCCCGCCCCAGCTCCGAGGGGTTCGCGGAGTCGCTGGCGGACGTCCTCGCCGGCAACGGGTTCGACGTGTGTCTCCCCGAACGAGACTGCCCGACGCCGCTGGTCGCCCACGGGATCGTCGACCGCGACGCGCTCGGGGCGCTGGTGGTCACCGCCTCGCACAACCCGCCCGAGTACAACGGCGTGAAGTTCGTCCCCGGCGACGGCGCACCCGCACTGCCGGCCGTCACCGACGAGATCGTCGCCCGGCTCCGGGCTCCCGAGCCCGACGCGACCGGCGCCGCACGCGGCGTGATCCGGCGCGTCGACCTCCAGACCCCCCACGCCGAGGCCGCCCGCGGTCTCGTCGGGCGGTACGTCGACGGCACGACCACTCCGGAGGGCACGGTGGACCTCTCCGGGCTCACCGTCGCGTACGACGCGATCCACGGGAGCGGCCGCGGCGTCACCGACGCGCTCCTGTCGAGTGCCGGTGCGGACGTGATCCGCCTCCGGACGGACCGGGACCCGGAGTTCGGCGGCGTCTCCCCGGAGCCGTCCGAAGAGTACCTCAACGAACTCGTCGCGACGGTGCGGGAGGGTGAAGCCGACTTGGGCATCGCCAACGACGGCGACGCGGATCGACTCGCCGTGGTGACGCCCGAGCGGGGTGTAGTCGACGAGAACCTCTTCTTCGCGGCGACGTACGACGCGCTGTTGGCGGCCGAGACCGGGCCGGCGGTGCGGACGGTGTCGACGACGTTCCTGATCGACCGGATCGCGGAGGCTCACGGGACGGAGACGGTCGAGACCCCGGTCGGGTTCAAGTGGGTCGCCGAGGCGATGGCCGACGACGACGCGCTGATGGGCGGCGAGGAGTCCGGCGGCTTCTCCGTCCGGGGGCACGTCCGCGAGAAGGACGGTGTGGCGGTGGCGCTGCTGGCGGCCGCCGTCCAGGCGGTCGAGTCGTACGACGACCGCCTCGACCGCATCGCGGCCGAGTACGGGGAGATCGTCGCGGACAAGACGAGCGTCGACTGTCCGGACGCCGCGAAGACGCCCGTGATCGAGGCGCTGGGCGAGTCGATCCCCGACACCGTCGCCGGCCGGGGTGTCGCGGACGTGGTGACCGTCGACGGGTTCAAACTCCTCTTGGACGACGGCTCGTGGCTGCTCGTCCGGCCGAGCGGGACGGAGCCGAAGGTGCGAGTGTACGCGGAGGCGGCCGACGGCGACGCGACCGAAGCGCTGTTGGCCGCCGGTCGAGAACTCGTCGAACCGGTCGTCGACCGCGTGACCGGTGCGTGA
- a CDS encoding DUF63 family protein gives MATVADRTGLAPATLWVGGVTAVVAALGLGSLLAPETVYDGFLWHYFWGPVQADASSAVCAVRPGSTVEYLYSQSACTAAAEPVAYPGYTLVSEVGYAATLIAALSGVVLLLQRLEIAEHVRFFYAMVPFFFLGGALRVVEDADNAVEAALLPRVVDLLLISPIIYFTLFGITLAVVVAAVLAVRRGLLGEDRDAYERPILAAGSVILAGTLGYLLVFSLDPSSPAVFRPQVIGVMLLGTVLATLGTWYATREWLPWIHRGTGRAGLVVVFAHALDGVANVVGLDYMTALGAGPNLVPKHPVNQFVVDTAGAAWPFLVVKLVAAVFVLWVLDETLFEESPRYAILLLIAVTAVGLGPGTRDMLRATIGV, from the coding sequence ATGGCGACAGTCGCAGACCGCACCGGGCTCGCGCCGGCGACGCTGTGGGTCGGTGGCGTGACGGCCGTCGTGGCGGCGCTCGGACTCGGGAGTCTGCTGGCTCCCGAGACGGTGTACGACGGGTTCCTCTGGCACTACTTCTGGGGCCCCGTCCAGGCGGACGCCAGCTCCGCCGTCTGTGCCGTCCGTCCGGGTAGCACCGTCGAGTACCTGTACAGCCAGTCGGCGTGTACCGCCGCCGCCGAGCCGGTCGCGTACCCCGGCTACACGCTCGTCAGCGAGGTCGGGTACGCCGCCACGCTGATCGCGGCGCTGTCCGGCGTGGTGTTGTTGCTCCAGCGGCTCGAGATCGCCGAACACGTCCGGTTCTTCTACGCGATGGTGCCGTTCTTCTTCCTCGGCGGTGCGCTCCGGGTCGTCGAGGACGCCGACAACGCCGTCGAGGCGGCGCTGCTCCCGCGTGTCGTGGATCTCCTGCTCATCAGCCCGATCATCTACTTCACGCTGTTCGGGATCACGCTCGCGGTCGTCGTCGCCGCCGTCCTCGCCGTGCGTCGCGGCCTGCTCGGCGAGGACCGTGACGCCTACGAGCGGCCGATTCTCGCGGCCGGATCGGTGATCCTCGCCGGGACGCTCGGCTACCTCCTCGTGTTCTCGCTGGACCCGTCGTCGCCGGCCGTGTTCCGCCCGCAGGTGATCGGCGTGATGCTCCTCGGGACGGTCCTCGCGACGCTGGGGACCTGGTACGCAACCCGGGAGTGGCTCCCGTGGATCCACCGCGGCACCGGACGGGCCGGACTCGTCGTGGTGTTCGCACACGCACTGGACGGCGTCGCGAACGTCGTCGGATTGGACTACATGACCGCGCTCGGTGCGGGGCCGAACCTCGTCCCGAAACACCCGGTCAACCAGTTCGTCGTCGACACCGCCGGCGCGGCGTGGCCGTTCCTCGTCGTGAAGCTCGTCGCCGCCGTCTTCGTCCTCTGGGTGCTCGACGAGACGCTGTTCGAGGAGTCGCCCCGCTACGCGATCTTGTTGCTGATCGCGGTCACGGCCGTCGGGCTCGGGCCTGGCACGCGCGACATGCTGCGGGCGACGATCGGGGTGTGA
- a CDS encoding replication factor C small subunit: MSDAEESGGAAAPGREVWIEKYRPQTLDDVSGQENIVERLQSYIAQNDLPHLLFSGPAGIGKTTAAQAIARELYGDDWQQNFLELNASDQRGIDVVRDRIKSFARESFSPNHDHTIIFLDEADSLTDDAQAALRRTMEQFSDNTRFVLSCNYSSKIIDPIQSRCAVFRFSPLSDAAVREQVHQIASTEGIEVTEDGVDALVYAADGDMRRAINSLQAAATTGDTVDEQAVYEITATARPEEIESMVADALAGDFSKARATLDTLLTETGIAGGDVIDQLHRSVWEFELDDREAVRLLERIGEADYRITEGANEQVQLEALLASLALDEQ; this comes from the coding sequence ATGAGCGACGCCGAGGAGTCAGGTGGGGCGGCGGCACCCGGGCGGGAGGTCTGGATCGAGAAGTACCGACCGCAGACGCTCGACGACGTGAGCGGCCAGGAGAACATCGTCGAGCGGCTCCAGAGTTACATCGCACAGAACGACCTCCCGCACCTGCTGTTCTCGGGGCCCGCCGGGATCGGCAAGACCACCGCCGCACAGGCCATCGCCCGCGAGCTGTACGGCGACGACTGGCAACAGAACTTCCTGGAGCTCAACGCCTCCGACCAGCGCGGGATCGACGTGGTCCGCGACCGCATCAAGAGCTTCGCTCGCGAGTCGTTCTCTCCGAACCACGACCACACGATCATCTTCTTGGACGAGGCAGACTCGTTGACGGACGACGCGCAGGCGGCACTGCGCCGGACGATGGAGCAGTTCTCCGACAACACCCGGTTCGTGTTGTCGTGTAACTACTCCTCGAAGATCATCGACCCGATCCAGTCGCGGTGTGCGGTGTTCCGGTTCTCGCCGCTGTCGGACGCGGCGGTCCGCGAACAGGTCCACCAGATCGCCTCCACGGAGGGGATCGAGGTCACCGAGGACGGCGTCGACGCCCTGGTGTACGCGGCCGACGGCGACATGCGGCGGGCGATCAACTCCCTGCAGGCGGCCGCGACCACCGGCGACACGGTCGACGAGCAGGCCGTCTACGAGATCACCGCGACGGCACGTCCCGAGGAGATCGAGTCGATGGTGGCCGACGCGCTCGCGGGCGACTTCTCGAAGGCGCGGGCGACGCTCGACACGCTGTTGACGGAGACCGGCATCGCCGGCGGCGACGTGATCGACCAGCTCCACCGCTCCGTCTGGGAGTTCGAGCTGGACGACCGCGAGGCCGTCCGCCTGCTCGAACGGATCGGCGAGGCCGACTACCGGATCACCGAGGGCGCCAACGAACAGGTACAACTGGAGGCGCTGCTCGCCTCGCTCGCGCTCGACGAACAGTAG
- a CDS encoding DUF5815 family protein, which translates to MSEPRVPGGGGDTAELPCGEEIRVREVDMGMREFQCDCGETHAVVTDVHPPDRFLPEFLVETLREAVETTSEEMPEFDTPHLLGIVLEEFPSEVTVADVSEDQDVGYTMLWCSSFDARRLHEVIVELVVELMEHAVSHSDDTTAVTSFEERMLEFDVSEFVDQYREERNVEEEDVYA; encoded by the coding sequence ATGAGCGAACCACGCGTCCCGGGTGGCGGCGGCGACACGGCGGAACTGCCGTGCGGGGAGGAGATCCGCGTCCGCGAGGTCGACATGGGGATGCGGGAGTTCCAGTGTGACTGCGGGGAGACGCACGCGGTCGTGACGGACGTACACCCACCGGACCGGTTCCTCCCGGAGTTCCTCGTCGAGACGCTCCGGGAGGCCGTCGAGACGACCAGCGAGGAGATGCCGGAGTTCGACACGCCGCACCTGCTGGGGATCGTGTTGGAGGAGTTCCCGAGCGAGGTGACCGTCGCCGACGTGAGCGAGGACCAAGACGTGGGGTACACGATGCTGTGGTGTTCTTCCTTCGACGCCCGCCGGCTCCACGAGGTGATCGTGGAGTTGGTCGTCGAGTTGATGGAACACGCCGTCTCCCACAGCGACGACACCACCGCCGTCACGTCGTTCGAGGAACGGATGCTGGAGTTCGACGTGAGCGAGTTCGTCGACCAGTACCGCGAGGAACGAAACGTCGAGGAGGAGGACGTGTACGCCTGA
- a CDS encoding ubiquitin-like small modifier protein 2, with the protein MNVTCEIVGEETATVSLAEDATYADLCRAAGYSPHEVSVLVDGTPVAEDGTVSESHVELLRLVKGG; encoded by the coding sequence GTGAACGTGACCTGCGAGATCGTCGGCGAGGAGACGGCGACGGTCTCCCTCGCCGAGGACGCGACGTACGCGGACCTCTGTCGGGCCGCGGGCTACTCCCCACACGAGGTGAGCGTGCTCGTCGACGGGACGCCCGTCGCCGAGGACGGCACCGTCTCCGAGTCGCACGTCGAACTGCTCCGGCTCGTCAAGGGGGGTTGA